The proteins below come from a single Erysipelothrix piscisicarius genomic window:
- the rplI gene encoding 50S ribosomal protein L9, with translation MKLILLKDVKKVGKKNDIVEVADGYARNFLLPNKLAVMASDQSREILDHQKKEHAAEVQAEIEKAKELAKELEKITLEFKVKVGEGGRVFGSVSTKQVEDALKKEHKIKVDKRKFKPNGPITHLGSNRIQATLYGDVTGEIHVKLIAE, from the coding sequence ATGAAGTTGATTCTATTAAAAGATGTTAAAAAAGTAGGTAAGAAGAATGATATTGTTGAGGTAGCCGATGGTTATGCACGTAATTTTTTATTACCCAATAAACTTGCAGTTATGGCAAGTGATCAAAGTCGTGAAATTTTAGACCACCAAAAAAAAGAACATGCTGCAGAAGTGCAAGCGGAGATTGAAAAAGCGAAAGAACTCGCAAAAGAACTTGAAAAAATCACTTTAGAATTTAAAGTAAAAGTGGGTGAAGGGGGTCGTGTATTTGGATCTGTATCCACAAAACAAGTAGAGGATGCATTGAAGAAAGAACACAAAATCAAAGTAGATAAGCGTAAATTTAAACCAAATGGTCCAATTACTCATTTAGGATCGAACCGTATCCAAGCAACATTGTATGGAGATGTAACCGGAGAAATCCATGTTAAACTAATTGCTGAATAA
- the ssb gene encoding single-stranded DNA-binding protein: MINRTILVGRLTRDPELRKTQTGKSVVSFTVACNRRFGQQDETDFINCVAWNHTADFMANYLLKGALVGLEGRIQSRSYEDATGKRVYVQEVVVDTLQSLESRAQRQEQGASQGQYQNQGGNQGGSSYTPSYQPDPEPSFSMDDEPVLDITSDDLPF, from the coding sequence ATGATTAATCGCACTATATTAGTGGGTCGTTTAACTCGAGATCCAGAACTTCGTAAAACACAAACAGGTAAATCAGTCGTATCATTTACTGTAGCGTGCAACCGCCGCTTCGGTCAACAAGATGAAACTGATTTCATTAACTGTGTGGCTTGGAATCATACAGCTGATTTCATGGCGAATTACTTGCTAAAGGGTGCTTTAGTAGGGCTAGAAGGTCGAATTCAATCGAGATCATACGAAGATGCTACTGGCAAACGTGTGTATGTTCAAGAGGTAGTTGTGGATACACTTCAGTCACTTGAATCACGCGCACAACGTCAAGAACAAGGCGCAAGCCAAGGTCAATATCAGAATCAAGGCGGAAATCAAGGTGGATCAAGTTATACACCTTCATATCAACCAGATCCTGAACCATCATTCTCAATGGATGATGAACCTGTTCTCGATATAACCAGTGACGATCTTCCATTCTAA
- the dnaB gene encoding replicative DNA helicase, with protein sequence MRKLPYSQDAEMALLGTLLVFPESVAVVEEYDMQVDDFYNTEHQRIFSHMLEIIERGRVLDATTLITRLKDQHEIDSVGGVEYLFALTENSATPASVKHYIEVVQEKAQMRRLIDVGQSIAEKGFDSTTELTALLDEAEQRILEVTRVRRTTEMQQSRDVVREVIDNLNRIRDNHDRITGLKTNYSHLDNVTNGLQRGDLIILAARPSVGKTAFALNLALNAARHNKDEKAGMAIFSLEMPATHLISRMLSAQSSVKSEYLRTGNLNDEQLNNVYAGANVLSKLNIFIDDSSTITVPEIFSKCRKLKAEGNLDMIVIDYIQLITGRGKTESRQQEVSEISRGLKQLAREMDCPVIALSQLSRLVERRDSKIPQLSDLRESGSIEQDADIVMFLYREDYYKDREGEDDDAPQMPKPEQQEVLLKMAKHRNGALADITLMFNASISKFYGVAGEGGRL encoded by the coding sequence ATGCGTAAATTGCCTTACAGTCAAGACGCGGAGATGGCACTTTTAGGAACACTATTGGTGTTTCCAGAGTCTGTTGCAGTTGTTGAAGAATATGACATGCAAGTCGATGACTTTTATAATACCGAGCACCAAAGAATATTTTCTCATATGTTAGAAATTATTGAACGTGGCCGTGTTTTAGATGCGACGACTTTAATAACACGATTAAAAGATCAACATGAAATTGATAGTGTAGGTGGTGTTGAATACTTATTTGCCCTTACGGAAAACAGTGCGACACCAGCAAGTGTGAAGCATTATATCGAAGTAGTTCAAGAAAAAGCACAGATGCGACGTCTTATCGATGTTGGGCAGTCTATCGCTGAAAAAGGGTTTGACTCTACAACAGAACTTACCGCACTCCTTGATGAAGCAGAACAGAGGATTTTAGAAGTAACGCGTGTCCGTCGAACGACTGAGATGCAACAAAGTCGTGATGTTGTACGAGAAGTAATCGACAATCTAAATCGTATTCGTGATAATCATGATCGTATTACAGGTTTGAAAACAAATTACAGTCATTTGGACAATGTCACCAATGGATTACAACGGGGTGACCTAATCATCTTGGCGGCGCGTCCCTCTGTAGGGAAAACCGCTTTTGCGTTGAACCTGGCATTGAATGCTGCACGTCACAACAAAGATGAAAAAGCAGGTATGGCAATCTTTTCTCTTGAGATGCCTGCAACACATTTGATATCTCGGATGTTAAGTGCTCAATCTTCCGTTAAAAGTGAGTATTTACGAACCGGCAACCTCAATGATGAACAACTCAATAATGTTTATGCTGGCGCGAATGTTCTATCGAAACTGAATATTTTTATTGATGATAGCTCAACAATCACCGTTCCAGAAATCTTTTCGAAGTGTCGAAAACTTAAAGCTGAAGGAAATCTCGATATGATTGTAATTGACTATATTCAGTTAATTACAGGACGCGGTAAAACCGAATCCCGTCAACAAGAAGTATCTGAAATTTCCCGTGGACTGAAACAATTAGCTCGTGAGATGGATTGTCCAGTTATTGCTCTGTCTCAGTTATCACGTTTAGTAGAACGACGAGACAGTAAAATTCCTCAATTGAGTGATTTACGTGAATCCGGTTCAATTGAACAAGATGCGGATATTGTTATGTTCTTATATCGAGAAGATTACTATAAAGATCGTGAAGGCGAGGATGACGACGCACCTCAAATGCCAAAACCAGAACAACAAGAAGTATTACTTAAAATGGCGAAACACCGTAATGGTGCACTGGCAGATATTACCCTTATGTTCAATGCTTCCATCAGTAAATTTTATGGAGTAGCCGGAGAAGGAGGTAGATTGTAA
- a CDS encoding DUF2232 domain-containing protein: MKKTLSLTYGAMTVALTGIILFFDRITAGFFMTFLALPLIVYGSYCEWSYAFVVYLSCIIMAVIMSGLFSTVLMMAGYGAVGLAYVYCMKKNASPSRSYLVMGAVIALFYFIMIRYFGPAFGMDFQEIIQSVKGILNVHNSWVLYGISIGMVLFTMAMELFIIKTGSDIILVMLHRNRK; this comes from the coding sequence ATGAAGAAAACATTGAGTCTTACTTATGGCGCAATGACTGTTGCTTTAACAGGTATTATTTTATTTTTTGATCGTATAACTGCAGGTTTTTTTATGACGTTTCTTGCGCTGCCTTTAATTGTTTATGGTTCGTATTGTGAGTGGTCGTATGCTTTCGTTGTCTATCTCTCATGTATCATTATGGCGGTTATTATGTCTGGGCTTTTCTCAACTGTTTTAATGATGGCGGGTTATGGTGCCGTAGGCTTAGCGTATGTTTACTGTATGAAAAAGAATGCCTCCCCATCGCGGAGTTATCTTGTTATGGGAGCGGTTATTGCATTGTTTTACTTTATAATGATTCGATATTTTGGACCTGCATTCGGTATGGATTTTCAAGAAATCATACAATCTGTGAAAGGAATACTAAATGTTCACAATTCATGGGTGCTTTATGGGATTTCCATCGGTATGGTTCTGTTTACAATGGCTATGGAGCTCTTTATTATTAAAACGGGTTCGGACATCATTTTAGTGATGTTACATCGCAATAGAAAATAG
- a CDS encoding M23 family metallopeptidase yields the protein MKKHKNLIMISVAFLFAIGLGYLYKSPTSATEIKTAYEAIDSSSAIFPQEVVTVNDNPVVITKLYREQKLVGVIKDSTRLQKMFDEVYENEYKEEFPDSKLGFIDDLIQVDEMSFNIYEDRDNDIFDYLYKENLFAIEANKVTFSNGAIIYVKNSEDFDSARDKFIQNFTSESTFDAIKNNKKIPAITDYGTKDIDVKVKETVKVTRGLATKDKILKDETEILTFLSYGYNPKVETYKIKPFDTLEGIAYHSGMNVNQIQSINADKIKDVNQVLEVGSELRVSKFDSPFTVTVTKQRMTTEPVYPEKTVYQSDPELAEGKEVVDVVEQNGARDVIYEDVYENGASISTKEISSKETKKPVRGVIRYGTKVEPKVGSGAWRWPLDNAYVLCGYGCYPNHSGTDFSTHGSGYGPIYAIDRGVVTTNSYDPGGWGNYIVIDHGNGYRSLYAHMASPGYFQAGQTVAKGENIGYVGMTGRTSYPHVHLEIIVGGGTRVDACGVIGC from the coding sequence ATGAAAAAACATAAAAACCTCATTATGATATCCGTTGCATTTCTTTTTGCGATTGGATTGGGTTACCTTTACAAGTCGCCAACTTCCGCAACAGAAATAAAAACCGCGTATGAAGCAATCGATTCGTCATCCGCGATTTTTCCTCAAGAAGTAGTTACTGTAAATGATAATCCAGTGGTTATTACAAAACTTTATCGTGAACAGAAACTTGTCGGCGTTATTAAAGATTCAACACGCTTACAAAAAATGTTCGATGAAGTATATGAAAATGAATATAAAGAAGAATTTCCAGACTCAAAGCTTGGATTTATTGATGACTTGATTCAAGTCGATGAGATGAGTTTTAATATTTATGAAGATCGCGATAATGATATTTTTGACTACCTTTATAAAGAAAATTTATTTGCGATTGAAGCAAATAAGGTAACGTTTTCAAATGGAGCCATTATCTACGTAAAAAACTCCGAAGATTTTGATTCGGCGCGCGATAAATTTATCCAGAACTTTACCAGTGAAAGCACATTTGATGCCATTAAAAACAATAAAAAAATTCCAGCGATTACCGATTATGGAACGAAGGACATCGATGTAAAAGTTAAAGAAACCGTTAAAGTAACGCGGGGTCTGGCAACGAAAGATAAGATTTTAAAAGATGAAACGGAAATTCTTACGTTCCTTAGTTATGGGTATAATCCTAAAGTTGAAACGTATAAAATTAAGCCGTTTGATACATTAGAAGGTATTGCATACCATAGTGGAATGAACGTAAATCAAATTCAGTCCATCAATGCTGATAAAATTAAAGACGTAAATCAAGTGCTTGAAGTCGGTTCGGAACTACGAGTAAGTAAGTTTGACTCACCATTTACCGTTACCGTAACAAAACAACGTATGACGACGGAACCCGTTTATCCTGAAAAAACGGTATATCAATCTGATCCAGAACTTGCAGAAGGAAAAGAAGTTGTGGATGTTGTGGAACAAAATGGTGCACGAGATGTTATTTACGAAGACGTTTATGAAAATGGTGCATCCATCTCAACGAAAGAAATTTCAAGTAAAGAAACTAAGAAACCAGTTCGTGGTGTCATTCGTTATGGAACTAAAGTTGAACCAAAAGTAGGTAGTGGAGCTTGGCGTTGGCCATTAGACAATGCCTATGTCCTCTGTGGATATGGTTGTTATCCAAATCACTCGGGTACTGACTTCTCGACACACGGTAGTGGATACGGTCCAATTTATGCGATTGACCGTGGTGTTGTAACTACAAACTCCTATGATCCAGGTGGATGGGGTAATTATATTGTTATTGACCATGGTAACGGATACCGTTCCCTCTACGCGCATATGGCAAGCCCAGGATATTTCCAAGCAGGGCAAACGGTTGCGAAGGGTGAAAACATTGGTTATGTTGGTATGACGGGTCGAACAAGTTATCCACACGTTCACCTCGAAATTATTGTAGGTGGAGGAACACGTGTTGATGCATGTGGTGTTATTGGCTGTTAA
- a CDS encoding MBL fold metallo-hydrolase translates to MKYSMLASGSKGNCCLVESQGVRIMIDCGTTKRYLKQSFESLELTFDDVDCVLITHDHSDHTSQLKHFSHHQIYCPSDIVFNHIRVEPYTNYHVGPFVITAVKTSHDADDSVGYIVDDGHRKLVYITDTGYIREQDFELIRDADYYILESNHDPELLMQTNRPYAIKRRILSDTGHLSNEEAGVLLSKVVSEKTKEILLAHLSSEANDEYLALSTVRELVDNEGIEFNVAKQFEIVIGGYQI, encoded by the coding sequence ATGAAATATTCAATGCTTGCAAGTGGATCTAAAGGGAATTGCTGTCTTGTGGAATCGCAAGGGGTTCGAATTATGATTGATTGTGGAACCACCAAGCGTTATCTTAAGCAAAGTTTTGAATCACTTGAACTAACATTTGATGATGTAGATTGTGTGTTGATTACGCATGATCATAGCGATCATACAAGTCAGCTTAAACATTTTTCACACCATCAAATCTACTGTCCTTCTGATATTGTGTTCAATCATATCAGAGTTGAACCGTATACAAATTATCACGTTGGACCATTCGTAATTACAGCCGTGAAAACATCTCACGATGCGGATGATTCAGTTGGCTATATTGTGGATGATGGACATCGAAAACTTGTTTATATTACTGATACAGGATATATTCGAGAACAAGATTTTGAACTGATTCGTGATGCAGATTACTACATACTTGAGAGTAACCACGATCCTGAATTGTTAATGCAAACCAATCGTCCTTATGCCATAAAGCGTCGTATTTTATCGGATACAGGTCACTTGTCAAATGAAGAAGCGGGTGTTCTGTTATCAAAAGTTGTTTCGGAAAAAACAAAGGAAATTTTACTAGCCCATCTTAGTTCGGAAGCTAATGATGAATATTTAGCCCTATCAACAGTTCGTGAATTAGTTGATAATGAGGGGATTGAATTCAATGTCGCTAAACAATTTGAAATTGTAATTGGAGGATATCAAATATGA
- the rpsR gene encoding 30S ribosomal protein S18, protein MSFRKFRGPRRKVCYFTKNNVKTIDYKDVELLKRFISANGKIIPRRVTGTKAKYQRPLATAIKRARQMALLPYVSDN, encoded by the coding sequence ATGTCATTCAGAAAATTCCGTGGACCACGTCGTAAAGTTTGCTATTTTACAAAAAATAACGTAAAAACAATCGATTACAAAGATGTGGAATTACTAAAACGCTTTATCTCAGCAAATGGTAAAATTATTCCTAGACGTGTTACAGGTACAAAAGCTAAATACCAACGTCCATTAGCAACAGCTATTAAACGTGCTCGTCAAATGGCTTTATTACCATACGTATCAGATAACTAA
- a CDS encoding S1C family serine protease, with protein MKKDQGFKNTFIGILVILLAWNGFLTYQVYDLNNRPTVTEKTEDGKTVEKVVTEFETDPTKVVENVRDQVVSVLNVQGGQLAGSGSGVVYKNEGGKIHIITNNHVTEKGEQFYVQFSNGEKVEAKLLGSDPFTDLALLQVETESDVKPMKLGDSSVVKVGEFVLAIGSPVDLEFANSVTFGVISGKDRKVPVDLNGDRNPDWDMVVMQTDAAINPGNSGGALVNMNGELIGINSMKLSSAQVEGMGFSIPINEVVPIIKQIEETGKVQYPVIGISGVSVSEMNPFLRNYYKVPADVSAGVFIAELTQNGPARKADIKEGDILTHINDKAISSYREFRRELYTHKVGDAVKLTINRNGATHEVEVTLQ; from the coding sequence ATGAAAAAAGACCAAGGCTTTAAAAACACATTTATCGGAATTTTAGTTATTTTACTTGCTTGGAATGGATTTTTAACATACCAAGTGTATGATTTAAACAATCGCCCTACAGTCACAGAAAAGACAGAAGATGGAAAAACTGTTGAGAAAGTTGTCACAGAATTTGAAACAGATCCAACAAAAGTCGTTGAGAATGTTCGCGACCAAGTAGTGAGTGTCTTAAATGTTCAAGGTGGACAACTGGCGGGTAGTGGATCTGGAGTTGTATACAAAAATGAGGGTGGTAAAATTCATATCATTACCAACAATCATGTAACGGAAAAAGGGGAACAGTTTTATGTTCAGTTCTCTAATGGTGAAAAAGTCGAAGCGAAATTGTTAGGATCAGATCCATTTACCGATCTCGCATTGCTTCAGGTAGAAACCGAATCGGACGTAAAACCCATGAAACTTGGAGATTCATCGGTTGTTAAAGTAGGGGAATTTGTACTTGCAATCGGAAGTCCCGTCGATTTGGAATTCGCAAACTCAGTAACGTTCGGGGTTATTTCGGGTAAAGACCGAAAAGTTCCGGTAGATTTAAATGGTGATCGTAATCCAGATTGGGATATGGTTGTTATGCAAACAGATGCCGCAATTAACCCGGGAAATAGTGGTGGTGCCCTTGTGAATATGAATGGCGAATTAATTGGTATTAATTCAATGAAACTTTCTTCGGCTCAAGTTGAGGGGATGGGATTCTCGATTCCAATCAATGAAGTGGTTCCAATCATTAAACAAATTGAAGAAACAGGTAAGGTTCAATATCCCGTGATCGGAATTTCGGGTGTTTCCGTTTCAGAAATGAATCCATTCCTAAGAAATTACTATAAAGTGCCTGCGGATGTAAGTGCCGGCGTCTTTATTGCGGAATTAACACAAAATGGCCCAGCCCGAAAAGCAGATATTAAAGAGGGTGACATCTTAACTCACATTAATGACAAAGCTATTTCGAGTTATCGAGAATTTAGACGCGAACTTTATACACATAAAGTGGGCGATGCTGTTAAACTCACCATAAATCGAAATGGCGCAACACATGAGGTAGAGGTAACATTGCAGTGA
- a CDS encoding M23 family metallopeptidase, with protein MKQHKELKLILITFVVSVLIAYAIETVSANASVVDLYKLTDTSTSIFPQAAQGKSDKPIEVTKLYRDNKLVGIISDGYKLNKMFDKVYEEEYKAEFPDSKLGFIDDLILVKELSFNRYEDRDDEIFQYLYDEKLFAIEVNQVKFSNGAIIYVKNIDDFNKARDTFIRNFTDEKTFEAMKNNHKIESIKDYGTHDVNVEVEETVQISKGLTSKENILMNESDVLTFLSYGYNPKVEIYEVQPYDTIAGIAWHKGMDANQIKYINSDIIKDVNQVLEVGSKLRVSKFNSPFTVKITRERMTSEVVYPESTIYESDPELSEGKEVVDVVEQNGKRDVVYEDVIVNGAPKSSEEIRTQMTKEPIRGKIRYGTKVEPRIGSGNYRWPLDNANISCVYGNSCYYNHNGTDFVLNGGGFGPIYAVDRGVVSETVSGCFEGNYGCGSGWGNHIVIDHGNGYTTLYAHMATGPYFNVGDLVKRGDNIGYMGMTGTTYGPHVHLEFRYHGVRVDPCSVMGC; from the coding sequence ATGAAACAACATAAAGAACTGAAATTAATCCTGATAACTTTTGTAGTCTCAGTACTTATTGCGTATGCAATCGAAACTGTGAGTGCGAATGCGAGTGTTGTGGATTTATACAAATTAACCGATACATCTACATCAATTTTCCCACAAGCGGCTCAAGGGAAGTCCGACAAACCGATTGAGGTTACAAAACTTTATCGCGATAATAAACTAGTGGGGATTATCAGCGATGGCTATAAACTTAATAAGATGTTTGACAAAGTATATGAAGAAGAATATAAAGCGGAATTTCCGGATTCAAAATTAGGGTTTATTGATGATCTAATTCTGGTTAAAGAGCTAAGTTTTAATCGCTATGAAGATCGTGATGATGAAATCTTTCAATATCTCTATGATGAAAAATTATTTGCGATTGAAGTAAATCAAGTGAAGTTTTCAAATGGTGCGATTATTTATGTCAAGAATATTGATGACTTCAACAAAGCGCGTGATACCTTTATCCGAAACTTTACGGATGAGAAAACTTTTGAAGCGATGAAAAACAACCATAAAATCGAAAGTATCAAAGATTATGGAACTCACGATGTCAATGTGGAAGTTGAAGAGACGGTTCAAATAAGCAAAGGACTCACGTCAAAAGAAAACATTCTTATGAATGAAAGTGATGTATTAACCTTTTTAAGTTATGGATATAATCCTAAAGTTGAAATTTATGAAGTTCAGCCTTATGACACAATTGCAGGGATTGCTTGGCATAAAGGTATGGATGCAAATCAAATAAAATATATAAATAGTGATATAATTAAAGACGTAAACCAAGTACTTGAAGTTGGATCAAAACTTCGAGTAAGTAAGTTTAATTCTCCATTTACCGTTAAAATTACTCGCGAACGAATGACTTCTGAAGTTGTTTATCCCGAGTCGACCATCTATGAATCGGACCCGGAATTATCGGAAGGGAAAGAAGTTGTGGATGTTGTGGAACAAAATGGTAAACGAGATGTGGTTTATGAAGATGTTATTGTGAATGGTGCTCCGAAGTCTTCAGAAGAAATTCGGACTCAAATGACCAAAGAGCCAATTCGTGGAAAAATCCGTTATGGAACTAAAGTTGAACCGCGTATTGGATCGGGTAACTATCGTTGGCCTTTAGATAACGCGAATATCTCTTGTGTATACGGAAATTCCTGTTATTACAATCACAATGGAACAGATTTTGTACTTAATGGTGGAGGATTTGGTCCAATCTATGCGGTTGACCGTGGTGTTGTCTCGGAGACGGTAAGTGGTTGTTTCGAAGGGAATTATGGCTGTGGAAGTGGCTGGGGAAACCATATCGTAATTGATCATGGTAACGGCTATACAACACTTTATGCACATATGGCTACCGGACCATACTTTAATGTTGGAGATCTTGTAAAGCGCGGAGATAATATTGGCTATATGGGTATGACGGGAACGACTTATGGTCCTCATGTTCATTTAGAATTCCGTTATCATGGCGTGCGGGTGGACCCATGCTCTGTTATGGGATGTTAG
- a CDS encoding GGDEF domain-containing protein: protein MDSNIRQAVVRWADNHEMFVRRIRPDRYLLVLNEQVFQRLESERFSIVNEIRKQATKIDASITLSLAFARHSDNFKDLEDMSNKALEMAQSRGGDQVAINTKNEVMRYFGGNTEAVEKRSKVRVRVMAQNLGEHILESSNVVIVGHRMMDFDCFGSALGVSSIVSVYNKEASIVIDLEDTEVNLAGGIRKHREEFEKDHNLVTHEKARELIGPNTLLIMVDHHSLQQCQFPDLVDKAETIVVIDHHRRTGDFKFKPTLTYIESSASSASELIVELFPYHRRNVVISKLEATFMYTGMLIDTNRFRNRSGSRTFQAAAELRKYGADLMEVENMLRDEYESFEMKNKVLSKCEFFDDYYVIAAYKDELLPRPLMSQAADEILTVKEVEASFVVAYVDEDIVAISSRSKGELNVQVVMERLGGGGHFTGAAAQIKGQSIHEVVESLKKSIENVREESE, encoded by the coding sequence ATTGATTCAAACATTCGTCAGGCTGTTGTGCGATGGGCGGATAATCATGAGATGTTTGTGCGTCGTATTCGACCAGACCGTTATCTTTTAGTACTCAATGAGCAAGTGTTTCAGCGACTTGAGAGTGAACGATTCTCGATTGTGAATGAGATTCGAAAACAAGCTACAAAAATTGACGCAAGCATTACCTTGTCATTGGCTTTTGCACGACACAGTGATAATTTTAAAGATTTAGAAGATATGTCGAATAAAGCACTTGAAATGGCACAGAGTCGTGGTGGTGACCAGGTTGCAATTAATACTAAAAATGAAGTAATGCGATACTTTGGTGGAAATACTGAAGCTGTGGAGAAACGAAGTAAGGTTCGTGTACGGGTCATGGCTCAAAACCTCGGTGAACATATTTTAGAATCCAGTAATGTCGTAATTGTAGGACACCGCATGATGGATTTTGATTGCTTCGGTAGTGCCTTGGGTGTCTCATCAATTGTTTCAGTTTACAATAAAGAAGCATCTATTGTGATTGATTTAGAGGACACTGAGGTTAATCTTGCAGGCGGAATTCGAAAGCATCGTGAAGAATTTGAGAAGGATCACAATTTAGTAACACATGAAAAGGCGCGCGAACTTATTGGGCCCAATACATTACTTATTATGGTAGACCATCATTCCTTACAACAATGTCAATTTCCAGATTTAGTGGATAAAGCAGAAACGATTGTGGTGATTGATCATCATCGTCGTACGGGTGATTTCAAGTTTAAACCAACACTAACATATATTGAATCTTCCGCGTCATCTGCAAGTGAGCTAATTGTTGAGTTGTTCCCATATCACCGTCGAAATGTTGTTATTTCAAAGTTGGAAGCAACCTTTATGTATACGGGGATGTTGATTGATACAAATCGATTTAGAAATCGAAGTGGAAGTCGAACATTCCAAGCAGCTGCTGAGTTACGAAAATATGGCGCTGACTTAATGGAAGTTGAGAACATGCTTCGAGATGAATATGAAAGTTTTGAAATGAAGAATAAAGTATTAAGCAAATGTGAATTTTTCGATGATTACTATGTGATTGCGGCCTATAAAGATGAGTTATTACCACGGCCACTCATGTCACAAGCGGCTGATGAAATTCTCACGGTTAAAGAGGTTGAGGCTTCATTTGTGGTTGCTTATGTTGATGAAGATATTGTGGCCATCTCATCGCGTTCAAAAGGAGAACTTAACGTTCAAGTTGTGATGGAACGCCTTGGTGGTGGTGGACACTTTACGGGTGCCGCGGCTCAAATTAAAGGACAGTCGATTCATGAAGTAGTGGAATCGTTGAAAAAATCTATAGAAAATGTAAGAGAGGAAAGTGAATAA